Part of the Chelmon rostratus isolate fCheRos1 chromosome 13, fCheRos1.pri, whole genome shotgun sequence genome is shown below.
GTTTGCAATcagaagcaaaaaaataaaaactctttGTCTCCCTGAACtttaactgttttcacagctgcaggATTTTGTGATTAGTGGAAaaacagactcacacacacacgcatgtaacACTTTACTTTATTGCTCGCGATGATTTCTTTCTGAACcgagtgtttgtttttctcccagcctttgtgtgttgtgtgagagCGAGTGAGGGGCTGGCAGTAGTCTGGATTGTGCTCTCACTTTCCAGCTCTTTCACTGCCCGACACAGAGACCCAACAAGCATGCCCTCTGttcttttattgtcattttctctcacaCGTacacctctgctctctgctctttctctcgCAGGCATCAAGAGACCAACAGGAGGCTGAAAAATGTGAGTGGAAAATATGAgcagtattttgtttgtttgttttttgtgaggACTCGATTTGTTGACATTCAGCAACAATAAAACGTGAAAAATAATTTAGCATCAGTTATGGTCACGGAGAACTCCGGAAAAAATAGTATGAAGCCTTTTGCAGCTCCAGAGGGAGTTAtgtgataaattgcctcaattgatgtcacttgagtcggCATCGGTTGGgactgaagactacaagttgagttgcattgtgggtaatgtaggccAGGTCTTGACAAAGAATAAAGAATGTGTgccataaaaaaatacaacatttctggttctgctgcattttacCTGTCCATCGTGAGTCAGACAAAATTTTAGACATTAATAGTCCATTAAACATCTGTAGCATTGCTAAGATCACATTTAATGTGATGCAGAACTTTTATAGGGAAAACGCCTGCACATGTGATGGTAACATTAAATCACTTTTTAGGGGCAGTATTTTGTGACAGGGAATAACAGGGGAGAGATGGGGGTGATGACAGGCAACAAGGGTCCACAACCATCTTATCATCTTAAACCTTTAGACCAACAGGGCCCTAATATGTTAAAAGACAGACcaaacatttaacacaaaatTAGTTTTAGTACATTAATCCCAGAGTAAATTTaagatacagtatatttcaaGGTCTTGCCACTAAAAGTACCATAAAGTTATTAAAGAAGGAAatataaatgtctttttgagGGAATCTTTGTCCCACAGGTGGGATATTAGTCATAAATTTAGACTTTAACTTCAAAGTGCAAGTGAAAGCACAGGATTTCTCATCGCTGCTTCATCGTGTTTGCTCTTCCTGCATTATCCCCTGCGACAACAATCATGTTGTAACTTTGATGGCATAAAACCAAAGAGCTGACATGTCAATTTGGACGGTATCATGTATAATAGGGGAGCAGCATTGTTGACGTAGCGATGATTGTTTGCTCTAGTGCAGCACATTTACCTGTCCAGCCTGTTAATGCACGCACAAACAACGACAGAGTATTCTGGATGAGCCTGGAAACCACAGCACGGCACCGGCTGGTATCACCTTGtgtcagagcagagctgcagctatcaTAACAACCACCTGCTGTAGCGCTGCACAGAACATCCATCAGTTAGTAAGGGCGTAGCTTCAATCTGATGTATTCTGTTTGCTTATAATATTTAATTTCTGCATGGTTTGTGTAACAAGTTCTTTGTTCTGTCCAGGTGCTGATCACCATTTACTGGCTGGGTAGAGGAGCTCAGTGTGACCGTTTCTATGATGGACCTTACCTGAACTTCAAGGCATTCGAAGGATTATTGGGCACAGCGCTATACAAGGTAAAACTCTCTAAATGGCTGATTATCCACTGTGCACTCCAAGTTGTCTTATCTGCGATGCCTTGAAACAAAAGCTTAACTTTCTTGAGCAAATCAGAAATAGCATGAATGAAATCCTCTTTCACAGCCACTGCCCAGTCCATTTCTGTATCCTCCCCGGTATGTGGACTATGTGCGGAAGAATGGCTGTTAAAGGCCAAGGGGCCTCAGATTGCCGGCCACTAAAACCAAAGCTACGTTAAGTCATAAATGACCCGATCCCTTGACTCAGCTATTTTAATCTTGTTTACAGCACGGCGCACAGTTCACATGTGAAAATAGCTGCTTCTTTTCTTGAAGAAGCCCGTGTCCTCCCCCTGCTCATTCGAGTGTTGAATTTGGCACTTTGCTTTCACACAGATTTATAGGCGGCGGTGGCGTTCAGAGCCTCTATAATTCATCTGACTACAGGGATTTTCAGTAATAGCAGTTGGTTACCTTGCATCTTGTATGTTTAGCCATGATAATCCGAGTTCAGTGGCGCAGGGTTAGGCTGGGTTTAGCTTGTGGACTTGTATTGTCTGCTAGGATTCGCTGGATTACAGATCtgaaaatcattttctttttaaagtggCTGACAAGTTGTTGCTTGTCTGCAGCCCTTCTGGTTAAAGTGGCTCCGGGGTTTgcttatgtgtttatgtgcaatAACATTGTCTTCGTGCAGTAAACACAGTCATAAAGGGTACACGGAACATGGcgctgtttgttttgacagcGGTGGCAGCGAATAGAAAACAGTAAGGTTGTTCCAGTTTAACTGCACCATGCGTCGCCCCTTATAGACAGTAAAGGAGCTTATGTTTGCAATAACTGAGTCTGCAAGAATGAGAGGCCAGACAGTACAAATTCACACTCGACCCGGgagatctcacacacacacacacacacacacacacaccacacacacagtggagctAAATGTTGTAATTGGCACCCTAttatctgactgtgtgtgtttatgtgcatgaaAGGCTCTGCAGGAAACGTCCAGTCAGAAAGGCAGCAGCGTCAGAGACAGCGGTTTCGGAGATAGCTGGTACTCAGAGCGAGAGGAGCTCTACcatctgagaggaggaggaggaggaggcggacACAAGAGAGACGACTCCCTGGACAGCTTGGACTCTCTGGGCTCTCGACCCCACAGCATCTCGTCTGAGACGACTCTTAAAGGCAGCAGCGAGGGTAGGAAACGTTCTGGCATTCACATCTACACACAAACCGACACGTTCACAATCGGGCAAGTCTGCTGTTTTGACCTGTAAGAGCTCCTTTTTCTTCCCACCCCTCTGAACTTGACTTTATGGCTCTGAAGAGGCCGGAGCATGCTCTCTCttatttttgtgattgttttttttgtgctattCGAGATGGCCTCTCCCACCCGAGCAGCGTTCAGACCTTCTCATATTGTATCTCTGCATGAATATTTATAATCAATTTCATCCGTCTAGAACTTCAAATATTTGTGAACAGGGAAGGTATGCTGCCTCAGAGCCAGAAAGTCGCCTCCCATTTGTGAAAACAAATGCGTAATGCCATCTAGTGGTGCGCTTTTGAAAGTGAATATTTTCAGGGAAAGTTCACCCGAGTCCCAGAGGACGGAGATATTATGTATCAGGGCCGAGGCCCGTCTGTGATCTTGTTTCGTGTAGTATGCTTTGAGAGAGGGGGGTGCTGGTCAGTGATCTCACAGCGGTTGTCCCCCCGTAAGAGAGGGCAGTGAGACATTCCACAGTGTCCACACCGGCTTGTAAATGAGGAGGCCTCCTTTCCCCCACCCTGCAACCCTCTGTTACTCCTCCGAAGTCATGCcagaacacacaacacactcccCCTCACTCGTTTCTCACCTCCTTTGTCCCTTTCGCGGCATCATCACCCTCATCAGACCTTCTCGTTCGCTTCTTCACgtctcttctttcatttcttcccCCACTTTCTCTATCTGTCTtacacctcctctcctcccctgctctgcctctgctccaGGTTGCTGCAGCGACACCGAGGCAGACTCTGTCTTCAGGATGGCCAACACCAGGGACACTGGCAGTTACCGCCGGTCGGTAGCCATCACACCCAAGGCCAACGTCCCATTTAACCAGTTCCTGCCCTCTAAAGACAAACCCTCAGGCTACGTCCCCGCTCCGCTGAGGAAGAAACGGGCCGAACGCAACGAGGACAGTCGGCGCAGCTGGGCCGACACCACCTACACAGAGGATGAAGGCACGCTCACCAGGTACTGTTAGAGTACACACAGCTAATTTACCATTCCCTTTGTTTCTTTCACCAAAGCAATGTAACACAAAGTGATCTAGAATTGTGGTGTTCGTACCCAAATCCTTGGTTTGTGCTTCACATTCAAAGTtcacctcttctcctctcccctcactATTGGTGTTTGTGGTACTGTTGTGTTGTCTGCGAATGGTCGATGGCGGTGTGCGCTGGTGTTGCGTTTCATTTCGCCGTTGAATGGCGACCCCAGTGAATCGAGGCTTTCCTCCGACTGCTACGGCAGCAGTCGAGTCTCCCAGAGCGGCGTGTCTGCGGCCGATCTGCAGTGGGCCTACGAGTACGAAAGTGGCAGCGACTCGGACGCGGATCGACCGGACCCCGACCTTGTTCTGGATGACCTGGCCAGCAGGCGCTTCCACAGCCCCTCCCCAGCTCCTCCCACCAACTTCGCCGTGCCCGCCAGTCCCGCGGCAGGGGCAGGGGGAGGGGCTTCTGGGGGTAGAGGGGGCCCCTGGCCTAAGGTCACTATGAGTCCCAGTGTTGCAGCTCAACAGAATGTGACCTTCCTCAGGTCAGAGAACATGAAGCCACGGTGTGACTTTGATGTGCCTGCCTGATGCTTCTCTTACCCTTAGTTTGCAGCACCTTTGGTCGTAGCATGCTGCCGCTAACAAGTCTTcagtttgttggtttgtgtttgaattgttttgAGATTTTAGCTGCAGCACGTCCGTTTTTCGCTTCTTCTGAGTTGTATGAGCTTGGAGGAGTGATTTGAGTTGGCAACATAACTCCTCAAATCAGTTTTTGCCTCCTTTCCCGTTCGGTCTTGAGCTTGCATCGTTTTGCTAATCCTTGCGTCATCTGATCTGAGGTTGTTGTGCTGGAGGAATACGCTCCTCTTTGCGTGAGTGCCGTGCTGCTCTGATGCTGAAAAACTCTTTTGAcacctgtgattggctgtctctCTCGAGCAGCAGCGACATCAACAGCGGGGCGACGCCGCCCCCCACGCACAGCTCCGTTAGGGTGGACCACCGCCGGGGCGTGTCCACCAACAGCCTGTTCATATACGATGACTCTGAGGACGACGACGACGAGGTGGGCTATGCTGACCCCGTCCAAGATGATCTCTACGCACGCAAGATGGGCATCAAACCCCAGCCTGCCGGCAATGAATCTCATGACAAGTTCTTACCAAAGTTCTGGACCCCCGAGGAAGATATTCACATACAGAGGATCAAACTGGGCTCTCAGAGGAGACCCTGGTACAAGAAGATGCAAGGCTTCAGGTGTGTGAGGGCATAAAAATCCAGCAATATACACACTTTAAATCACCGTGTATTAGATTTTACAGAGTGGCAACATCATAgataaaatgtatttcctgCTTCTTGCACAATATTTTCCTACTTTCCAACCAgattcactgtcactgtccttAAATGATCTTTGCATGCCACTTTAACCTTTTACATCctaaaatgcaaaatgtggtGTTCTGTCATTCATTGAATCTTCTGTACAGATTTCTTCCCActtacttttctttctctttccccaCCACTGCCTCCTATCTTTCCCTTTTaccctccctctgcttctgccCCCCGTCCTTCGTCCACCCCGCTGTCCTCGGCTGTAGCCACCAGAAGTCGGGCTCTTCGTCAGACGACTCAGACTGTGAGATCAGCCCTTGGctctcctctgccccctccccctctggcacctccccctctcactcccacacacacgaGGCCTCGGCTCACACCACCCTCGTTGTGGGGAAAAGGTCGATACAGCTGCACGATTGTGACAATGAAGGAATGTTTTAGAGCGTCCAGATTTTATAGGAGGATATGTAATTGGCTTGTGTTGGGGCTGAATTTCTAATGAGCTGCCCTCTAATACactaataataaaacacactgtaatgctACTGAAGGCTGCTTTATAAAGCAGTTGCCTGCACTGACCTTAGTAGAAAATAGGTTGTGTCTCAGCATTATCCCATTTTATTGCAGCATACTCTTATGAAGATTTCTAACTCACTAGTATGGCAGTTTTATTTCATAGCAGAGTGATTGTGGAATCGTGAGTCGATCAACATCAGCTTGACTCAAATATCACCACTTTGGCTGCTTTATGtatctcttcctccttttcttgctctttgaTCCagttcacatgcatgcactcatcACCTCTCtatccttttctctccttttgccCACCCTGCAGTCCTCATACCCAAGCACACACTCCCCCACTGCTCCCCAAGATACAGTCCCCTCTATTAGAGGCCCCCCCTCTGGTGTTCGCCCCGGTGGACCCCGCCTCGGGTCCCAGATTGGTGAAATGTGAGAGGTGGCCCCTCCGGGGACGCCAAGACCCCCGAGAGCCCCCGGACCCCATTGACTATGAGAGCATTTTCCCAGACTTGGAGAATGATGACATGTTTGCCAGGCGAACCCTGGCCTTCCAGTCCAACACAGACTTGGCAATGATGAAGACTCAGCTGCCCACTAGCCGTCGTCTCTACACGTCTGAGCCGCAGCTCAACATCGTCACCCAGCGACACGGCCACGGCAGCACCGAGGAGTTCCCTGACATCGAGCAGGACGATGTGGTTTATCGTAAGGAGAAAACCCAGCAGGCTCAGCAACAACGGCCCCTCTCAGGAGCCCCTGACAACTATGCCCCTATGCCCATCCCAGAACCATGGGCTCTGCCTCCTGATCTGAAGGCCCGACTCCTGTGCCCCCCTTGTCCCCTGACCCAGGGGGCAGCAGCAAATCAACGGAATCAGGTCGATGAGGGAATGCGTCCTAAAACCGACGACATGCTTGTCAGGAAACTTGGAGTTTGTTCTCAGGAGAGCCAGAGCTCACTGAGAGGcccctcagccaatcagatgacGCCCTCAGTGCCCTCTTCCTGCAGCGAAGGTGACCTGCAGAGATGGCAGGCTATCAGGGAAGCTAGTCAACTGAGGTATAAAAAGAGGCTCATGGTGGAGAGGCTGGTTGCCCTGAAGCTGTAAAAGCAGATTGCTGTAACAGTGCCTGTTATTTTCTCCTTACTTTGTGGACCTTTTCTGCCAccttctgtgcttttattgtttctgtgaaAACTCATAAGTGCCATTTCAGTCTTGAAATATTTTCTGTGCGACGGTGAAGTGGCCTTGACTGCTTGTCGATCCAACTTGTAAATGACTGGTGGAAAGATCACAGATGGGTGTTGTATTCAATTCAGCTCTTCTTTATGAAAACTAATAGTAGGTGCCTTCAACACTCACAGagctttttcttgttttaaatgtttcctTTAATGTTACCGCCTGTTACCTTTTCCAGGAAGATGAATAACTGTAATGAAAGGCCCCATGACATTAAAGGGCCATTGGTTATGGCTTCCTGCATGGTGgcaatatttttaattttacacaTGAATGCTGAGTGGATGGCCAGAGTGTAAACTGaatctcctgctgctgtgtttttgaagTGTGGTTTCTGAACATCATGAGCACTGTTAAACAGACCCAAAGCCTTCATTttatctttggttttgtttaccTATTAGACAGATGTTTGCCTGTGAATGGAAAAGctaaataaaggaaataagAGACCTTGTGATGGGATGCGTTGCACCGGCCATTTGTTGACCTCACCTTACACCTGCAGTAACATGGATCTGACCACACTACAATGTTGTTTTCCTCAGCAGAGGGAACTTCACACTGACATGCAAAGCTGAAAGTGCAGCAGCATGAGAGCGCGGAAAGGTTCCAGCTTGAGTCACATCCAAACATCCTGAACGCACTGACAGAGCCGAGCAGGGCTATTAAATGCGCCTGTCGAGCCGACATGAAAGCCTATAGAAATTCCCCACAGCTCTGAAAGAAGATGCGACTTGCGGACTCCATAGTAACCTGAACACAAAtctgcactgcagtgtttgcacGTGAAtcgacacacgcacacacaagcacgcacaaaGCAACCATTTAACCTGGGTCAAGGCCATCTGGATTTACTTCACTTCCATATGTAAAGCCATGTTTCCAGTGACATCATGCGGCAGTCTTCATAAAGGCAGCATTGTTTAGAGAAAGATGCGTGTCTACACACCTCCCCCAGCCAAATGTCAGTAAAAAGGAGAGGTGATACTGTGCTGCAAGCCTACTTTATACATACCTTAAACTCTCATCTCTTCAGTGTATTAAGTGAAAACCAGCAGAGTCATGTTTTAGCTGGGGTTACACACATTTGAAGCCCATCAGCTGGGGAAGAGCTGGTGTCAGAGTCCCTAATTGGCCTCAAGCGCAGACTCACTGTCAAAGACCCTCCTGCAGGAATGTGACTTTGTTGTCTGTGGTTCTCTCTGGTTTCCTAGACAGCGCCAAACGCCAGAGAGTATCGACGGGTGAGTTGATACGGGCTCCCAGGAATGTGGCACGTTTGCATTCGCTCTGGCCTCTTACAGTCACACCTCGCTGCCCCCtgcttttgtgctgctgttctcGCCCTCTAGCCGCTAAATGctgacacacaacacagagtATTGTATGGCACAGGGCCAAGTTcagggggtgggtgggggggtgcgTCGTTACTCCACAAAGCTCTATTGACAAAGCAACTAAGTGAAAAGATGCATACAATAGCAATACGCTGGGTCATCCAGCCACCCTGTAGTGTTTCCCAGTGAGAGTTATGACTGAGCACTGGTCTAAGCACCCTCATAGCAACATGAGACATGTGTAAATCGTAAAAGGTGAGTGTAAACAGAGAGTGCATTTTTCTAAAGGCTGTGAGCTTCGAGTGACTTTGCTCTTTTGCATGACGGGGAGGGCTGCGACACACGTTACTAACCCACTGAGCTTACATCACGCCACAGTTTTCTGTGGCTGACCCACATGCTGTGTTTGCAAACTAACACTTGGTTCCAGGATGAAGGTCTAATGCAATTTATGTTCAGCATCAGCACCAAACGTTTGGATGGTGCACGGTGGACTTAATTTAGACTCGATGGATTTTGGATGTGGTTTTTCTCTACAGCTTATTCGCCACGATTGTACGAGCTGGTGCATGCAAACTTTTTGTaaccttttctcctttttttttttttttaccttgtgTGAAGCCTCTGCCAGGATGTGCAAACTTAAACTTCTCCTTCTCTAACgctgatgtctttttttgtaaaaactTATTTTTTCTTCCACAGGAGTAAATCAACCAACGATATCCAGGTCGACCCGGCCATCATCCGGCAGGCTCGCTACGAAGAGCTGCAGAAGTATCGTCAGCAGATAAAGGAGAGCGAGGATCAGTGGCAGGATGTGAGTGTAACCGGTAGACGCATCTGTTTGCTCGCCGCTGTTCTCGTTCTATGAATCAAGGCAGGCGGACTCTGTCAGAAAGGCGGCAGGAGGAAGTTTTGTTCCCAACACAGAGTGAGAGGTGAGCACATGATCTATGGGATCTGTGCGGCTGTCAGGAGAGCAGGTGTTGTGGTGCAGTCTGTGGCCACAGGGTGAAAAGAGAGCGGTTCGGATAGAAGCCGGAGACGGAGGCAGACACCGCTTGGTGCAGCACTGCCCTCTGGCTAACAGACTGTCCTCATTTCcaaatcagtgtgtgtatcaggaAGCATCTTACACTGTTGATGTAATTAATTTGAATTGGTGTTGTGATGTAATGTAGACAACTGATGTAAGACACACACCCTAGAAAGAAAATAACCAGCTTTAATCCATATGAAATTGACTTTGGAGTGCCAGTTATTCCTGGAAAATCCTTTTTGAAGGGCAGCGATGCTCCAGTTTTTAAACACCAGTGATCCATCACTTgccaggaagaaaaaaagtataaaaaagtCCACATAAGTGCACGTATATATGACTGTggtttgtctgtcagcagtcTGACTGGTGTCACAGCAGAATAATGGAGTCTTAAAGCAGCATTTAGGTCACACAGTCCCCAATACACAGGGGAGGTGAGCCGGGAGGAGCCTAAAGCACACAAATAGAACACCTTCAAATGTAGCCCTTTACTTTTTTGtgcgtctttctctctccttctcaacTTCAGTCCCCTCGGCTGCACAGTCAGCCATGCAGCACAGCCAGTCCGTTTTACCTAGCTCACAGCTGAATTTGTTCCGAAATGGTGCATGAGGTGATCTGGGCTCACTTTTGCTGCAGGACCTGACCAAATGGAAGAGCCGGCGCCGGAGTGTCAACTCTGACAtagtgaagaagaaagaggaaagagagaagataGAGCAGATCAcgtacagcagcaacagaaggTCCAAGACCTTCAAGGAGATGCAAGAGGAGAGGTAAGGGAGAACACACCTGATAAGATGTAATGGTATTGTTAAATTTAATGCTATAAAATTACTACTTTTATTCTCTGATCCTGGTTTTTACCAAAAAAACGACACACACTGAATTTGTTCCTCTGTTACACCTCTTTTACCCTCGGAGGGGGATCCTTTGCTAAGGTAATAAAAGCCACGGTGTGTATGCGAAGATCCGTGTTGTTAAACACAGACAATGCAGGAGTATTTGTGCAGGAGTGAATGACGAGACGCTGTAATTGTGCCTTCAGTCAGTGTGAAAGTGTAATGTAATCATGGCTTTTCAGcctgccccctcccctctctgccctcATCTTTTCAAACCTgtgcttctttctgttttcctcgCTGCCACTTGTCCCTTTCATCCCCCTAAATTGCTTCCCTGTCCATCCTCGTCTTGATATTGTACCCAACACTGTCCACCTTTTTCCTCTTTACCTCTTTATCCCaacccccttctcctcctctgtccattccacagagaaaataaagaaaggacCAGCGTTGGCAGTCGTTTAAAATCTCTCTCGTACCTGGACAACGACGAGGACGTGTTTGAGAAACCCGTCATTACCCCACGTACCCGAACCCTTCCTCCCAGGAGCTACACTGTTGACACTCCTTACTCTTCCTCTGAACGCTGGGAGCCTTCTCTGAAAGAGGACGAACCCCCCGCTGCTTCGCCAGCTACCGGCAGGGCCGCTTCCCCTCCCACCTCGCGGGGAGTCGACATTCTGGACAGTCCTGCAGGCAGCGACGCCACAACCGCCATCACTCCTACCAGCCGAAGCTCTTTCCACACATCCCAgtctccagcagctgcacctTCAGGGAGGAGTCCGACCTCAGAGCACACTAGCACAGCCAAGACGGAGGAGGCGGCCGCTGCCGTGCCCGAGCCAAGGCGCCCGTTTCCGCACACACAGGCTGAGGCACAGGCCCCTTCCTCCGGTTCTCTGTACAAACCACAACCACAGCTCAGCTCAATGGAACCCAAGCCTCCCGGGGTGTCTCGGGTTTCCGCCTCCCTCCCCAGGAGCTACCAGAGATCGGATAGCGCACGTCTAAGCTCGGTTGTCACGCCAAGGCCCTTCGTGTCCCAGCCGTCCCGCCTCAGCTCACTTCCCCGAGCCTTTACAGTGAGTACTAAATAATTATACAACTAAACACAAACTACCAGTGCAGCAGAAGGGGCTGGAGGGCATCTGGAGGGCAGGAGGAGACTGTGTTTGCTTGGCAGTGACGAATCTTTGCCTTGTTAGTCAGGTacagtgttgtttgttttgagtaCATCAACGCTGCCCAAGAGTCCGATCTGAT
Proteins encoded:
- the LOC121615758 gene encoding LIM domain only protein 7-like; this translates as MLKNSFDTCDWLSLSSSSDINSGATPPPTHSSVRVDHRRGVSTNSLFIYDDSEDDDDEVGYADPVQDDLYARKMGIKPQPAGNESHDKFLPKFWTPEEDIHIQRIKLGSQRRPWYKKMQGFSHQKSGSSSDDSDCEISPWLSSAPSPSGTSPSHSHTHEASAHTTLVVGKSPHTQAHTPPLLPKIQSPLLEAPPLVFAPVDPASGPRLVKCERWPLRGRQDPREPPDPIDYESIFPDLENDDMFARRTLAFQSNTDLAMMKTQLPTSRRLYTSEPQLNIVTQRHGHGSTEEFPDIEQDDVVYRKEKTQQAQQQRPLSGAPDNYAPMPIPEPWALPPDLKARLLCPPCPLTQGAAANQRNQVDEGMRPKTDDMLVRKLGVCSQESQSSLRGPSANQMTPSVPSSCSEGDLQRWQAIREASQLRYKKRLMVERLVALKL